GAGCGCTCGTTCCGGGAAATCGAGCTGCTGAGCGCGGCGGAGCGGCAGCAGTTGGTGGAGTGGAACGACACCGGAAGGCCCCGACCGGCGGCGCAGAGCCTGCACCAGGCGTTCAGCGCCCAGGCGCAGCGGACGCCGGAGGCGGTGGCCCTGGTGGTCGGCCAGGAGCGCTGGACCTACCAGCGGCTGGAGGAGGAGTCGAACCGTCTGGCGTCGGGCCTGGTGTCGCTGGGGTTGAGGCCGGAGGAAACGGTGGCGGTGTGCCTGCATCGGACGGCCCAGCTGCCGCTGGCGCTGCTGTCGGTGCTCAAGGCTGGTGGCGCCTACGTGCCGGTGGACCCGGCGTATCCTCAGGAGCGCCGCCGCTTCATGCTCGAAGACTCCGGCTCCCGGCTGGCGATCACCGAGGGCGACCTGCTCGACGATCTGCTGGACGCCGGTGAGGACGGGGCAGCTGGACAGCGCACGCTGGTGCGCTTGGACCAGCCTTTGGACCGGTCTTTGGATCGGCAATGGCCGGCTTCGGAGGGCGCCTCGGCGGCTTGGGAGCCGGTGGCCGGACAGCAGGTAGCAGAGCAGCTGGCCTACGTGATCTACACCTCGGGCTCGACGGGTCGTCCGAAGGGCGTCGCCATCGAGCATCGCAGCGCGCTGGCGCTGCTCGAGTGGTCGCGGGAGCACTACGGTGCAGAGGATCTATCGGCGGTGATGGCTGCGACGTCGGTGTGCTTCGACCTGTCGATCTTCGAGCTCTTCGTTCCGCTGACCCGGGGCGGCACGGTGGTGCTGGCGAAGGATGCGCTGGCGCTGCGGGAGGTCTCCGAGGGACTGGATTCAGGCGTCCGTCTGGTCAACACGGTGCCCTCGGCGCTGGCGGAGCTGGTGCGGGGCGAAGGCCTGCCGGCGTCGGTGCGGACGGTGAATCTGGCAGGCGAGGCGCTGTCTCGGGAGCTGGTGGACTCGATCTACCGCTCGTCGCAGGTGCAGCGGGTCTTCAACCTCTACGGTCCGTCGGAGGACACGACCTATTCGACCTGGAACCTGGTGCCGCGGGATTCGCAGGAGGCTCCGACCATCGGCGGGCCGCTTGGCGGCACGGTGGCCTACGTGGCAGACCGCTTCGGTCGTCAGGTGCCGACGGGCGTTGCGGGAGAGCTGTTGTTGGGCGGCGCGGGTCTGGCCCGGGGTTATCTGGGCCGGCCGGCGCTGACAGCGGAGAAGTGGATTCCGGATGGCTTGAGCGAAGGTGAGGGCCTGCGCGAGGGCGGACGGCTGTATCGCACCGGGGACCTGGTGCGCCGCCGGCCGGACGGCGAGCTGGAGTTCCTGGGCCGCATCGACCACCAGGTCAAGGTGCGCGGCTTCCGCATCGAGCTCGGCGAGGTCGAGGCGGTGGCGGCTTCCCAGGAGGGCGTCGGCGAGGTGGTGGTTACCGCTCGTGCGACAGAGAGCGCGGGTCTCCAGCTGGTGGCGTATGCGACTCCCGCCGAAGGAGTGGAGGATCCGCAGGACCTCGCCGAAACGATTCGCAACGCGGTGAGCGAACGACTGCCGGCCTACATGGTTCCAAGCCACGTGGTGATGCTGGAACAAATGCCCCTCACCCCCAACGGTAAGGTCGATCGTCGCCGGCTGCCGGCACCGGATGGCTCGGTCGCAGCGGCCGACCAATACCTGGCGCCGCGTACCGAGGTCGAGCGTTTGCTGGTCAAGCTGTGGGAACGGATGTTGGACGTGTCACCCATCAGCATCCGCGCCAACTTCTTCGCCTTGGGCGGCCATTCGCTGCTCGGCGTCCGTTTGCTCAACAACATCGAGCAGACGACGGGCAAGCGTCTGCCCGTCGCGGCCCTGTTCAAGAATCCGACCATCGAAGCCCTGGCGGCACTGATCAGCGGAGAGTCGGAGGAAGGTCTGTATGCCTCGTTGGTGCCGATCCGGCCGGAGGGCGAGGGCAAGCCCATGTACTGGGTCCATCCGGTCAGCGGCACGGTCTTCTTCTACCGCAACCTGGTCGAGCATCTCGACGACCAGAGGCCGCACTTCGGCATCCAATCTCAGGGTCTCGACGGCGGCATCGCACCGTTCAACCGCATCGAGGATATGGCGGCTCACTACGTCAGCGAGATCATCGAGCACCAGCCGGAGGGGCCCTACCATGTCGGCGGTTGGTCCTTCGGCGGCACCCTCGCCTACGAAGTGGCTAGCCAGCTGCGGCGTCTGGGCAAGGAAGTGGCTCCGGTGGTGTTGCTCGACAGCAAGGTGCCGAGCGCCTTCGATCGTCTCGGCGCCAGGGATGAAGAGAATCTCCTCGACGCCTTTGCCCTCAACTTCGGTCTGCAGGTGGACATCGAGCTACCGGAAGAAGAGTTCTCCCAGCTCAGCCTCAACGACCGGCTCGCGTACATCTTGGAACGGGCCCAGGACTCCGGTCAGTTCCCGCCGGAGGTCAAAGTCAAGCAGCTGCGGC
This Acidobacteriota bacterium DNA region includes the following protein-coding sequences:
- a CDS encoding amino acid adenylation domain-containing protein, which translates into the protein ERSFREIELLSAAERQQLVEWNDTGRPRPAAQSLHQAFSAQAQRTPEAVALVVGQERWTYQRLEEESNRLASGLVSLGLRPEETVAVCLHRTAQLPLALLSVLKAGGAYVPVDPAYPQERRRFMLEDSGSRLAITEGDLLDDLLDAGEDGAAGQRTLVRLDQPLDRSLDRQWPASEGASAAWEPVAGQQVAEQLAYVIYTSGSTGRPKGVAIEHRSALALLEWSREHYGAEDLSAVMAATSVCFDLSIFELFVPLTRGGTVVLAKDALALREVSEGLDSGVRLVNTVPSALAELVRGEGLPASVRTVNLAGEALSRELVDSIYRSSQVQRVFNLYGPSEDTTYSTWNLVPRDSQEAPTIGGPLGGTVAYVADRFGRQVPTGVAGELLLGGAGLARGYLGRPALTAEKWIPDGLSEGEGLREGGRLYRTGDLVRRRPDGELEFLGRIDHQVKVRGFRIELGEVEAVAASQEGVGEVVVTARATESAGLQLVAYATPAEGVEDPQDLAETIRNAVSERLPAYMVPSHVVMLEQMPLTPNGKVDRRRLPAPDGSVAAADQYLAPRTEVERLLVKLWERMLDVSPISIRANFFALGGHSLLGVRLLNNIEQTTGKRLPVAALFKNPTIEALAALISGESEEGLYASLVPIRPEGEGKPMYWVHPVSGTVFFYRNLVEHLDDQRPHFGIQSQGLDGGIAPFNRIEDMAAHYVSEIIEHQPEGPYHVGGWSFGGTLAYEVASQLRRLGKEVAPVVLLDSKVPSAFDRLGARDEENLLDAFALNFGLQVDIELPEEEFSQLSLNDRLAYILERAQDSGQFPPEVKVKQLRRFFEIFKINFQALPAYEPGPYDGDLILLKASEALPPPEESSDDGPWERLVRGIQARVAILRARYWDRWVPNDLGWKKASGTRVRVERVPGHHFDMLGPNHIAELGKILTSVLSEFDDVQPKRSDLK